One window from the genome of Kaistella carnis encodes:
- a CDS encoding NAD(P)-dependent alcohol dehydrogenase, whose amino-acid sequence MNDNSNIKAFGAASKDEDLKEMTIERRSLQPKDIEIDILYCGVCHSDLHTARNDWGGTKYPAVPGHEIVGKITRVGNEVTKFKVGDLAGVGCLVDSCKECESCKQDLEQYCLNGSTGTYNGNDKYLNQQTFGGYSEKVLVTEDFVLKIPENLDLKAVAPLLCAGITTWSPLKHWNVKEGSKVAVVGLGGLGHMAIKLAKGLGAEVTLISRSPDKIQDALDLGAHSVVISTYENEMKAAAGKFDLIIDTVPYDHDINPYLATLNISGTLVLVGFIGQMQDALSTPPMILGRRSVAGSVIGGIKETQEMLDFCGENNILPEIEMINMQDINKAYERMLKSDVRYRFVIDMQSLKV is encoded by the coding sequence ATGAACGATAATTCAAATATAAAAGCTTTTGGAGCTGCCTCCAAAGATGAAGACTTAAAAGAAATGACGATCGAACGCAGAAGTTTGCAACCGAAAGACATTGAAATTGATATTTTATATTGTGGTGTTTGCCACAGCGATCTTCATACCGCCAGAAATGACTGGGGCGGCACAAAATATCCGGCCGTTCCCGGACACGAAATTGTTGGTAAAATTACCAGAGTGGGCAACGAAGTCACCAAATTTAAAGTGGGCGATTTAGCCGGCGTTGGGTGTTTGGTCGATTCATGTAAAGAATGCGAAAGTTGCAAACAGGATCTGGAACAGTATTGTTTAAATGGTTCCACCGGAACTTATAATGGGAATGATAAATATTTAAATCAACAAACTTTCGGCGGATATTCGGAAAAAGTTTTGGTGACGGAAGATTTCGTACTAAAAATTCCGGAAAATTTAGATTTAAAAGCGGTTGCTCCACTATTATGTGCGGGAATTACAACGTGGTCTCCTTTGAAACACTGGAACGTAAAAGAAGGAAGCAAAGTAGCCGTGGTCGGATTAGGCGGATTGGGGCACATGGCGATCAAACTGGCAAAAGGTTTAGGCGCCGAGGTTACTTTAATATCCCGAAGTCCAGACAAAATTCAGGATGCATTGGATCTTGGAGCCCATTCAGTTGTCATCTCAACCTATGAAAATGAGATGAAAGCAGCGGCAGGAAAATTCGATCTGATCATCGATACCGTTCCTTATGACCATGATATCAATCCTTATCTGGCGACACTCAACATTAGTGGAACGCTTGTTTTGGTAGGTTTTATTGGTCAAATGCAAGATGCACTATCAACTCCTCCTATGATTCTGGGACGACGTTCTGTAGCAGGTTCAGTAATTGGTGGAATTAAAGAAACGCAGGAAATGCTTGATTTCTGTGGGGAAAATAATATTTTACCTGAAATCGAAATGATCAACATGCAAGACATTAATAAAGCGTACGAAAGAATGTTGAAAAGCGATGTTCGTTACCGATTTGTGATTGATATGCAGTCTTTGAAAGTTTAA
- a CDS encoding alkaline phosphatase family protein, with protein MKKIFSVLFILSFLIGFSQTDTAQVVDMNRINSTEVLSKPYVILISADGFRYDYAEKYKAENLLRLAQSGVSAKAMIPSFPSITFPNHWSLITGLYPSHHGLIDNFFYDYKREKFYKMSSAENAEDGSWYGGTPLWSLAEKQGTLSASMMWVGSASDAGKVRPTYYYHYHEKFSPQQKVDKVIDWLKLPEDRRPHFISLYFPEVDGSGHHFGPDAKETERAVHLIDDAIGNLVDQVDQLGLKNVNFIFVADHGMIAVDTQHPLEIPEMLFDKTRFDFYNSQTLLRIVVKNPDDVKAAFKELKKNRTPDYKVYLDKRFPKKLKFGQKDDRYNRIGQIILIPNAPKIFLEKDKKTSAGKHGYNPYKVPEMKAAFIAFGPAFKESKKLGEFQNVNVYPIVTDILQLKITEPIDGTQKVANEILK; from the coding sequence ATGAAAAAAATATTTTCTGTGCTGTTTATTCTGAGCTTTCTGATTGGTTTTTCTCAAACCGATACTGCTCAAGTCGTGGATATGAATCGAATAAATTCAACTGAAGTTCTTTCAAAACCTTACGTGATTTTAATTTCTGCTGATGGTTTTCGGTATGATTACGCTGAAAAATATAAAGCTGAAAACCTTTTGAGACTTGCGCAATCCGGAGTTTCTGCAAAAGCGATGATTCCCAGCTTTCCTTCAATCACTTTTCCGAATCACTGGAGTTTGATTACGGGTTTATATCCTTCACATCATGGACTGATTGATAATTTTTTCTACGATTATAAAAGGGAAAAGTTCTATAAAATGAGCAGTGCCGAAAACGCGGAAGATGGCTCCTGGTACGGCGGAACACCGCTTTGGAGTTTGGCCGAAAAACAGGGAACGCTTTCTGCTTCGATGATGTGGGTAGGTTCTGCGAGTGATGCAGGTAAAGTGAGACCTACTTATTATTACCATTATCATGAGAAATTTTCGCCTCAGCAGAAGGTTGATAAGGTAATCGATTGGTTAAAGCTTCCTGAAGATCGCCGTCCGCATTTTATAAGCTTATATTTCCCTGAAGTCGATGGAAGTGGTCATCATTTCGGACCGGATGCTAAAGAAACAGAGAGAGCTGTTCATTTGATTGATGATGCCATTGGGAATCTGGTGGATCAAGTAGATCAGTTGGGACTGAAAAACGTGAACTTTATCTTCGTGGCAGATCATGGAATGATTGCGGTAGATACTCAACATCCACTCGAAATTCCCGAAATGCTTTTTGATAAAACTCGATTTGATTTTTATAATTCCCAAACCTTATTGCGTATAGTAGTAAAAAATCCTGATGATGTAAAAGCTGCATTTAAAGAACTGAAGAAAAACAGAACACCGGATTATAAAGTTTATCTCGACAAGAGATTTCCTAAGAAACTTAAGTTCGGTCAAAAGGATGATCGTTACAACAGGATTGGTCAAATTATTCTTATTCCAAACGCACCGAAAATATTTTTAGAAAAAGATAAAAAAACCTCAGCAGGGAAACATGGTTATAATCCGTATAAAGTTCCGGAAATGAAAGCTGCATTCATTGCTTTTGGTCCCGCCTTTAAAGAAAGTAAAAAGCTTGGTGAATTTCAAAATGTTAATGTTTATCCAATCGTGACCGATATCTTGCAATTGAAAATAACGGAACCGATTGATGGAACACAGAAAGTAGCAAACGAGATATTGAAATAG